From a single Sorghum bicolor cultivar BTx623 chromosome 5, Sorghum_bicolor_NCBIv3, whole genome shotgun sequence genomic region:
- the LOC110435698 gene encoding uncharacterized protein LOC110435698 isoform X4, giving the protein MDPMQNNEGRSPFEDLTNTTNLGVGVESNKENTDAMSLKRERVKARYMAMTQEERNEKNRKRRERYHQKKLVGFQTTTESTDGYEDSDWLHRNDSYNPMQIDKDNTCTILIFLFILLSIFFLCFLIWRPKLKSCYYIYVDEYSDTCINQSGMIDMTDASLDITTGVINASSSIDNLVMCPKERMRELHRARRAAMSPEQKALLNKRRRDLYAQKNAARKLQMTPQEKKVKRKESKKYYNRMVRENRANNLHPDSIAMESPQFNPQIIFPASPQSSEASLDDMEIPEFGGTPVHIAPTVVQNPEVQTPELVAAQTIHRHQVTTGERNALLSRRNRVFEANIGRSARGSADGKCNDSNGLTQPSVVCNDGVTQQTPIQASNNCIGTQTQSSVADGTSSMPPYSAQDHTSDSMVEDDYDEDVIFEEDEEEDEAYFFVGQEDEEEGTDVDTYEQENSEPHVPDPYDRVYANVPSESHMLPLVPNCKHCNAKKFDGEPPGFCCRGGKIHLSSPETPPELMRLWSSSDADARHFRANIRYFNGHFSFTSLYCHLDRITTNMRICGVCTFRAHGQIYHNIRSFGKEEGVKKRHLELYFYDDDPSLEHRMSKCREQCAQKDREVIQQLVGILEGNPYSQQLRSMGHVENLEDYRVELKLDQRLDQRTYNVPLTSEVAAVWVEGSERHGQFEHSVLLQGKDRSIHGIRSYNACYDSLSYPLFFPKGELGWHNCIPKVGVTMAQIDRARATRKRRAENGDDDGEPVSNTCVSVRDYYCYKFQMRPGIFNPILYGRRLFQQFAVDTYIKIESSRLDYMRNNQDTLRADLYQGLVDSMHSGEGSAENVGRRTVLSSSFIGGPRDMRRRYMDAMALVRKYGKPDIFLTMTCNPNWDEIKNELYPGQTPQDRPDLVTRVFRAKLDAMRKMLMEKDILGKVKAYVYVVEFQKRGLPHAHFLLIMERKYKLTCPEQYDMIISAELPNKKKYPELYKMVTKHMMHGPCGTLNPSCPCTTGRGSCKNRYPRPFCEATSQGKDSYPIYRRRNDGRMLKV; this is encoded by the exons ATGGATCCTATGCAAAATAATGAAGGTCGTTCACCGTTTGAAGACTTGACAAACACCACCAATCTAG GTGTTGGGGTTGAATCTAACAAGGAAAACACAGATGCCATGAGTCTAAAAAGGGAAAGGGTAAAGGCGCGATATATGGCGATGACTCAGGAagaaagaaatgaaaaaaatagaaaGCGTCGTGAACGATATCATCAGAAAAAATTAG TTGGATTTCAAACAACCACAGAGAGCACTGATGGCTATGAAGATAGTGATTGGCTACATCGAAACGACTCATACAATCCCATGCAGATTGATAAAGATAACACATGTACcattttgatttttttgttCATATTactaagtatttttttcttgtgTTTTTTAATATGGAGGCCAAAGTTAAAATCatgttattatatatatgtagATGAATACTCTGATACATGTATAAATCAAAGTGGCATGATTGACATGACTGATGCATCACTTGATATAACCACAG GTGTTATAAATGCATCCAGTTCCATCGATAATTTAGTCATGTGTCCAAAAGAGCGTATGCGTGAGCTACATAGAGCACGAAGGGCTGCAATGTCTCCTGAACAAAAGGCGTTATTAAATAAGAGACGACGTGACTTGTACGCACAGAAAAATGCTGCAAGAAAACTGCAAATGACTCCACAAGAAAAGAAAGTGAAACGGAAAGAGAGCAAGAAATACTATAATAGGATGGTGAGGGAAAACCGAGCCAACAATTTGCATCCGGACTCAATTGCCATGGAGAGCCCTCAGTTCAACCCTCAAATTATTTTCCCTGCTTCACCTCAATCGTCTGAAGCATCTTTAGATGATATGGAAATACCTGAATTCGGCGGCACGCCTGTCCACATTGCACCaactgtagttcaaaatccagaaGTCCAGACCCCTGAATTAGTTGCGGCACAGACCATACATAGACATCAAGTGACCACTGGCGAGAGAAATGCCCTTCTGTCCCGTCGCAATCGGGTTTTTGAAGCAAACATTGGAAGAAGCGCTAGAGGTTCTGCAGATGGAAAATGCAACGATTCGAACGGACTGACTCAACCGAGTGTTGTTTGCAACG ATGGTGTCACCCAACAAACTCCAATTCAAGCATCTAATAATTGTATAGGCACACAAACACAATCGTCTGTAGCTGACGGTACCTCTTCAATGCCTCCATATAGTGCACAAGATCATACATCAGACTCTATGGTCGAGGATG ACTATGACGAAGATGTAATATTtgaggaggacgaggaagaGGATGAGGCATACTTTTTCGTCGGTCAAG AAGACGAGGAGGAGGGAACCGATGTCGACACATATGAGCAAGAGAATAGTGAGCCTCATGTCCCAGATCCATATGACCGGGTCTATGCTAATGTCCCGTCAGAGTCCCACATGTTACCCTTGGTGCCGAACTGCAAACACTGtaatgcaaagaaattcgatggCGAACCCCCTGGATTCTGTTGTAGGGGTGGAAAGATTCATCTTTCAAGTCCCGAGACACCACCAGAGCTCATGAGGTTGTGGTCAAGCTCGGACGCTGATGCTAGGCACTTTCGTGCAAACATCAGATACTTCAACGGCCACTTCTCTTTCACATCTTTGTACTGCCATCTAGATCGTATCACCACTAACATGCGAATCTGTGGTGTCTGCACATTTCGTGCCCATGGTCAGATTTACCATAACATACGATCATTTGGTAAAGAGGAAGGTGTCAAAAAAAGACACCTCGAACTTTATTTTTATGATGACGACCCGTCCCTCGAGCATCGCATGAGCAAGTGTCGTGAGCAATGTGCTCAAAAAGacagagaagttatacaacaatTGGTAGGGATCCTTGAAGGGAATCCCTACTCTCAGCAACTAAGAAGTATGGGTCATGTTGAAAACCTCGAGGATTACCGAGTTGAGCTGAAACTTGACCAACGCCTTGATCAAAGAACATATAATGTGCCGTTGACATCAGAGGTGGCTGCCGTATGGGTTGAGGGTAGTGAGCGTCACGGCCAATTTGAGCATAGTGTTCTCCTCCAAGGGAAGGATCGGTCTATACATGGCATCCGCTCATATAATGCATGCTACGACTCACTATCATACCCGTTGTTCTTTCCAAAGGGTGAGCTCGGGTGGCACAATTGCATTCCAAAAGTGGGTGTAACTATGGCTCAAATTGATCGAGCTCGAGCAACCCGTAAAAGGCGTGCTGAGAATGGTGACGACGATGGAG AACCTGTTTCAAATACATGTGTCTCAGTGCGCGACTACTATTGCTACAAGTTTCAGATGCGGCCAGGGATATTTAATCCAATACTCTATGGCCGACGCCTTTTCCAGCAGTTTGCCGTCGACACCTACATCAAGATTGAGAGCTCACGTTTAGACTACATGAGGAACAATCAGGATACATTGAGGGCTGACTTATACCAAGGCCTCGTGGATAGCATGCATTCGGGTGAAGGGTCTGCTGAGAATGTTGGACGGCGTACTGTGTTGTCTTCGTCATTCATCGGAGGACCCCGTGACATGAGGCGTCGATACATGGACGCAATGGCTCTGGTTCGAAAGTATGGTAAACCTGATATCTTCCTCACAATGACATGCAACCCTAATTGGGATGAGATCAAGAATGAACTTTACCCAGGCCAGACACCACAGGACCGCCCAGATCTCGTCACACGGGTCTTCAGAGCAAAGTTGGATGCAATGAGAAAAATGTTGATGGAGAAAGACATACTTGGTAAGGTGAAGGCCTACGTATATGTAGTAGAGTTCCAAAAGAGGGGATTGCCGCATGCACACTTCTTGCTAATAATGGAACGAAAGTACAAGCTCACATGTCCCGAGCAATATGACATGATCATTAGTGCTGAGCTACCAAACAAGAAAAAATACCCTGAGCtatac